A stretch of Perognathus longimembris pacificus isolate PPM17 chromosome 1, ASM2315922v1, whole genome shotgun sequence DNA encodes these proteins:
- the LOC125352664 gene encoding mitochondrial import receptor subunit TOM22 homolog: MAAAAAAAAGAGEPVSADELLRKGDAEKTEEELEEDDDDDELDETLSERLWGLTEMFPERIRSAAAATFDLSLFVAQKMYRFSRAALRIGTTSFMILVLPVVFETEKLQMEQQQQLQQRQILLGPNTGLSGGMPGALPSLPGKI, encoded by the coding sequence atggccgccgccgccgccgccgccgccggcgctgGTGAGCCCGTGTCCGCCGACGAGCTGCTCCGGAAAGGCGACGCGGAGAAGACCGAGGAAGAGCtggaggaggacgacgacgacgacgagctAGACGAGACCCTGTCGGAGAGACTCTGGGGTCTGACGGAGATGTTCCCGGAGAGGATCCGGTCCGCGGCCGCAGCCACCTTTGATCTCTCCCTCTTCGTGGCTCAGAAAATGTACAGATTTTCCAGGGCAGCCTTGAGGATTGGGACCACTTCCTTTATGATCCTGGTTCTTCCTGTTGTCTTTGAGACAGAAAAATTGCAAATGGAGCAAcagcagcagctccagcagcgGCAGATACTTCTAGGGCCTAACACAGGGCTGTCAGGAGGAATGCCAGGAGCCCTACCTTCACTTCCTGGAAAAATCTAG